The genomic DNA tgctaaattctacaaccacctaaaaggaagtgattcccaaaccttccataacaaagccataacCTACAgaaagatgaacctggagaagagtcctctaagcaagctggtcctggggccctgtttacaaacacaaacagaccccacagagccccaggacagcaacacaattagacccaaccaaatcatcagaatataaaaatataattacttgaatCATTGACAAGAATTAAGAAAAAatacagagcaaactagaatgctgtttggccctaaacagagagtacacagtggcagaatacctgaccactgtgactgacctaaactttgactatgtactgacatagccttgctattcagaaaggccgtcgtaggcagacctggctctcaagagaagacaggctatgtgctcactgcccacaaaatgaggtggaaactgagctgcacttcctaacctcctgccaaatgtatgaccatattagagagacatatttccttgagattacacagatccacaaagaatttgaaaacaaacccaatttcgataaactcccatatctactgggtgaaataccacagtgtgccatcacattagcaagatttgtgacctgttgccacaagaaaagagcaaccagtgaagaacaaaaacCATTTTCCCTTTTGTGCTTTAACCATCTGCacatcgttgcaacactgtatatatacatatgacatttgaaatgcatttttattgtttatttcacttctgtatattatctacttcacttgctttggcaatgttaacatacgtttcccatgccaataaagccctatgaatagaatagaattgaattgagagagcagGAGACCGAGAGAAAGCAGGAGACAGAGAAAGTCTCATTTGTATTCACCGTGGAGCTACATTCACCTGCCAGGAACACCAACCCCCCCCCACACTACCCTCAACAGATGGCCACCCGCCAGCTTCTACCAGACATacgcacacacccgcacacacccacacacacacacacacacacacacacttacacttacAAAACAACCAAAGACACACTTAGTCAAATGTGCACAGTCGGATACATCTTTGTAAAATGGAGAGAGTGAAGTATATTATTAGGAAGGGGGGTGAAATCATTAGGAAAAATCATAGCCCTGGTGTCACATTATTTATCCAGCACTGAACATACATCAATTACCCAAGCAGGGATACGCTAAAATATTAATCCATCTATTCAACATCTCATCTTCTCGCCATCCTTTTTCCTCctcaccttctctttctctcaccctctctccccctcctcttgcccctctctgtctctttcaccccccccctctctttttcccccctttctctctctgacagaacAAGTGGCTGGCCCGCAGTCCGTGGCGAGAAGGCAGCTGTATGTGCTGGGAGGAAATGACCTGGACTACAACAACGACCGCATCCTGGTCCGCCACATCGACTCCTATGACATAGACATGGACCAGTGGACCCGCTGCACCTTCAGCCTACTCACGGGTGGGTGGGATGCGCATACACACGCTCATGCATAAGCATGCACGTgcacacgcaggcaggcagacacatgcACCTGCACACACgtgtacacgcacacacgcacatactaGAGGGGAGCTTCCCTGTGAAGTTGTCAAGTATGTTCAAGGTGAAGTCATGAGAGGAGACGGCGGGACTTATTTTCGGGATGACATTGAGTCATCTGGCCTCTCTTTGGCACAGCGAATCATTGTTTTCTCTATCCTCTGCAGGTCAGAACGAATCTGGCGTGGCAGTCCATGATGACCGAATCTATGTTGTCGGTGGATATTCTATTTGGACCAATGAGCCCCTAGCGTGTATTCAGGCGAGTGACCTTGACAGGTTTAAGTAACCTAAAAAATTGTATGTTTTATTAAACTATGCTGTGCGTAGTTTATaaggttataatgcattatgggGAAAGAGGGTATTCATAGCAAATGTTATCTTATTACAATATTATATTGTTCCATGTGCATGACATGTTTATTTCACTTCCTGTTGTCCAGGTGTGGGAAGGAGGAAGTGTTCTATGGACCAACTCTACCGTTCGCCTCCAATGGAATAGCAACGTGTTTCCTCCCTGCTCCATGCTTCACCTGCCCCAACCTACAGACTCTACAAGTGCCCCATCACAGGATAGGGGCTGTCTAACACACTAATAGAGACTACAGTAAATGCATCATGCAAACAACTCATATGGACATACATACAATTATGTAACACAAAATAATAGAACCAAAGGTCTGCTCCTTTACAACAGCCCCACTCTTCCTCTAAaaggcattcacacacacacacacacacacacacacacacacacacacacacacacacacacacacacacacacacacacacacacacacacacacacacacacacacacacacacacacacagacacacacacttcaagtGCAGGCGTCACTGCCCATCCTGAGGATGAAAAAAGGAAGATCCTCAAAGAGGAAGGTCCTCAAAGTTCCCTATTCCTATCCAGCTACCCTGTGATGATGGACTGATCTTCCATCAGCTGCAGGGtttgggtcaattccatttcaattcagtcaattcaggaagtaaccAGAATTCTGATGATCATTTTgctcattgaaaagcattgagaATAATAGATATTGATTGGAGTAATATAtcctgaattgaccccaaccctgctcagATGACCGGCTCTAGTCAAACTGGTGCAGAACAGTAGATCGCAATGCTGGAGCACTCAAGGTGAGCAGAGCTCTCTACGGAGTGAAATGGCTCCCTCTTTTACTAATGCACTATAGGGCTATTGGCACTCTAACTAGCTGTACTTACTACTTTCCATAACCCATCTACTCAATACAAAGCCAATGGACCCACCCACGGTCATTTCAATTGAAACCTGTCCTGTGTAAACTGTGGACCCGTCTTACTCTTTCTCGAGCGTGTGTTTTTCTATTCAAGCTCAGGATTGAAGACTGTTTTAACAGTTGAGTGAATGTCTGACCACGTAGCATACAGTGCATATACTCAGCACACTGTGTGTCGGGGAGCCTACGCTAGGTGTCGCCACTGTCTTGTGCCATTTTCGAAACGTCTCGTTTTACTTCGTCAAAGAAATAACGCCGTTTCACCTCcagcagtgagagagaggactTTAAAATGTATTGTTTTCAGAATAAAGAGGTCCAGTACTGTATCAATAAAGCCCGTGATAAGTTGAACCGAGCAAGTTGTTCATCCGCTGTATTGTGTTAGTCTGAAATACGGgagcatttttttttgttgcttttgggtgggttgtgttgttttttttgttttttctatTGGGCACAGGGCACTTTTTTTCCTGGTTTACATTCTCCCTTTGGCAGGATTTACTATCATTTATTCTATCCTTAGCACATTTTCTCATCTGCTTGCACGCACTATATCAAGGCGTTTTGGTACTTCCCTTATGCAATGCGCTTTTCCATGCACTAACTATTAttagaaactgggtggttcgagccctgagtgCTGTTtgactgacagccatggtatatcagaccctaTACCACGGGAATGACAAAACGTGTATTTGCATTGCTCTAATTACTTGgaaaacagtttataatagcaatacggcacctctgggtttgtggtatatggccaatataccatggctaagggctgtatccaggcactctgcattacgttgtgcgtaagaacagcccttagctgtggtatattggccatataccacacccacttgggccttattgcttaactataccacaagtatacaaaacattaaggatacCTGCTCTTTCCCTGACAGACTGACCacgtgaatccaggtgaaagctatgatcccttattgatgtcacttaaatcCTCTTCaagcagtgtagatgaagggagggagcagtgtagatgaagggagaggagacaggttaaggaaggattgtgtatgtgtgcaattcaTAGGGtggatgggcaagacaaaatatttaagttcctttgaacagggtaggtgccaggcgcagcgGATTTGTCACGAACTGTAACGAGTCTGAACAATGGTCCCCCACCCAAAGGCCATGTAGCCAACTtgacaattgtgggaagcattggagtcaacctgggccagcatccctgtggaatgctttcgacaccttaagtagagggagggggatatatctaccagtctgtctatcctgccctctagCCAGCAGtcatagtgacaatagtggtaggtggaccgtttgtccagatctgcaatGGTCCGTCACAGTGGACACATCATACCCATAAAAACACGGAAATGTTTGTTTTTCACATCGTGAAGTTtactaaaaaaaatgtaattcattgTGAGGTTTTGATAGCCGTGTAATTCTCTCTCGGGCAAGGTgagttttatcaatatattcacctcAGTTTACTTAACATGTGCAATTCTAATGATCGATAAAAGGGaccttgtctgagagagatttGCGCGGTTATAAAAatgtcatgccagggtaagccgACACGAAACAAAGACCTTATACGAAGTAGTTCTAAAATCCCAGAAGGAAAAATGAATggctaaaaaaaaaaacgatttccTGGGTTTTATGACTCACACTGTGGTACTCAATAGGCTAATTAGCAATCATGGCACACATATAATCATACAAAGCTGCACCGATATTCAATATGTATCCACATAAAGAGGAAGAGCTGATAGGAAGTGGATAGGCCAGGTAAATCACTGAGCATGAAAGACGAGGCACGCAGCTCAAAAAGCTCCCCTATTGATCTTTAGGGACAATACAATGATCCTACCAAGACTAGCATACA from Oncorhynchus clarkii lewisi isolate Uvic-CL-2024 unplaced genomic scaffold, UVic_Ocla_1.0 unplaced_contig_4823_pilon_pilon, whole genome shotgun sequence includes the following:
- the LOC139400418 gene encoding kelch-like protein 32, with amino-acid sequence QVAGPQSVARRQLYVLGGNDLDYNNDRILVRHIDSYDIDMDQWTRCTFSLLTGQNESGVAVHDDRIYVVGGYSIWTNEPLACIQASDLDRCGKEEVFYGPTLPFASNGIATCFLPAPCFTCPNLQTLQVPHHRIGAV